The genomic DNA GACGCATCCATGTAAAGAATACGAAATGTCCGGTCAAAACAATCAGTATGCCGGCATATGTGTGCAAAAAGAACGGGACCGATAACATCGCCACTAAAAAAAGAGCGACATTCAGTGGATGAAGTCGCTCCCGTTCCGCCTTACTGAAAATAAGCCATTGCATCTTTTTCAAATCGCCATTCCAGACGGTCGCCGTCTTTTAGTTCGTACGCCCCTGCCCCGACTTGTGCCGGTTTGTCATTGACGCCAAATACCCAGCCGCTGCTTGCTCCGGCTGATTTTTCACGGATACCGTCAACGGCCGTCACGTACGCCATTTCACCCTTACCGGTCTGTACGACCGGCAGTTTTGTCTCTTCCAGTGCATCGAGCGCCGTTTCCGATTTGCTCAAGCACATCTCTTTTTCGAATAATGTCGTCGTTTTTTTCTTTGCATGATTGACGACCGAAACGTCTACGGAGCGGTCACATGCTTTTGAATCCGCCGTCTGATCCGCCGGTTTTTCCGTACATCCTGCAAGCAACAAGATTCCACTCATCAGCATCCATTTTTTCATCGTACGACTCCTTTTCGTCTTGAGGTCTCAAAACTGTAATTGTATAAAAGTATTGTTTTCTCCCGTAACGATTGCCCGTCGGAACGAAGATACGTCAATCGAATCGCGTTGGCCAACACATCTTCTCCGGTATTCACATACGGAATCAATTCACCTTGATCGTTAATCAATAGAACCGTAGCATCCTGTAAGCTGAACGTTTCATACAAACCATCCAAATCCATCTCGACATACGGTGTCTTCGATTCATGGAGAATCTGCTTGATAGATAAAGTCTTCAACGTTCGAAACGAGGTCGAGGCATCAATCAATTTTTGATAGTACGACTCGAGCGAACGGGTCAGTACTTCTTCCCGGGGACGGTACGTCAATGTGCCCGTCACTTCTTGATAGGTCACTTCGTACCGGATGAACCGCTTCGGACTTTTCGCGATCAACTCAAATGTCGCATTCCGCAGGTTGCCTCCTTGGTCAAACAACAATTGACTTTGTTCCAGTCGCAGCGAGTCGTCTCCGATCCGCCGGTCAATGTGCGTCATCAGTGTGTCAAAAGATTCATCTGTAATCGTGACCTGTCCGATTTGTTGTGTCTCTTCCCGAAGCGTAAACGTATCGAACGGTCCCAGGATGAGCTGAAGCAGGAAAAAAAGAAATCCGAATAAGGCCATATATCGTTTGTATCGAGAATTTTTTTTCGGGTGCAGGACAATCAGGAATAAGATGATTCCCAGCGGCAACTGAATGTCATAGACAGGAAACGATACCGCTCCTAAACATGCATAAAAAACGAATTTCAAGTAAAGATATTGTTCCTTTTCCGTCCGTTTTTCTAAAAAGAAACCAAGAATGATACTTGCTAGCAGAAACAATGACCATTGGATGAGAAAGTCCATGTTGTTTACCCCTTAATCACGACAGATTGATGATCTGTCATGAGGTATGACTCTTCAAATACTTCCCGCGCCTCCACTTCCAACCGTTGTTCTTGATCAACATACCGTGCAGAAATATGCGTCAGCAACAATTTTTTAGCCTGTGCTTTTAAGGCGATTTCAGCAGCTTGTCTTGCTGTCGAATGACCAAAACGTCCGGCATGATCTTGTTCCGAATCAGCAAATGTCGCCTCATGCACAAGGACATCTACTTCTTGTGCCAAACGGATACTCCCGTCACATGGCACCGTATCTCCTAACACGGCCAACTTGATGCCCGGCTTTGGGTCTCCAAGAAAATCAGTCGACCGGTGTTCGATTCCCTCAAATACAAACGTTTCCTGCTGTTTGATTTGACGATAGAGTGGTCCAGAAGGAATGCCCAGTTGTTGTAACGCTTCGACACGTAATGCTCCTTTTTCTTCCTGACCTTCAATCCGGTAACCGTACGCCAAAAATCGATGTTCCAATTCTTCGACAGTGATTCGGAATCCTTCCTGTTCGTATGTCCCGCCTGCCTCGACTTCAATGATGTCGAGCGGATAACGCAGATACGTCCCGGTAACCCGTAATGTCGCCTCCAGCCACTCCTTTAATCCTTTTGGTCCATAGATCGTCAACAACGTCGTACCTTCCAGTGCAGCCCGGGTACTGATAAAACCCGGCAGTCCAAAGATATGATCACCGTGCAGATGTGTGATGAAAATCGTACTGACCTTACGCGGTTTGATCGGACTGTG from Exiguobacterium sibiricum 7-3 includes the following:
- a CDS encoding DUF4430 domain-containing protein — translated: MKKWMLMSGILLLAGCTEKPADQTADSKACDRSVDVSVVNHAKKKTTTLFEKEMCLSKSETALDALEETKLPVVQTGKGEMAYVTAVDGIREKSAGASSGWVFGVNDKPAQVGAGAYELKDGDRLEWRFEKDAMAYFQ
- the rnz gene encoding ribonuclease Z, with translation MEFYFLGTGAGMPSKQRNVSSIALLHPKMTWLFDCGEATQHQMLHSPIKPRKVSTIFITHLHGDHIFGLPGFISTRAALEGTTLLTIYGPKGLKEWLEATLRVTGTYLRYPLDIIEVEAGGTYEQEGFRITVEELEHRFLAYGYRIEGQEEKGALRVEALQQLGIPSGPLYRQIKQQETFVFEGIEHRSTDFLGDPKPGIKLAVLGDTVPCDGSIRLAQEVDVLVHEATFADSEQDHAGRFGHSTARQAAEIALKAQAKKLLLTHISARYVDQEQRLEVEAREVFEESYLMTDHQSVVIKG